One Oncorhynchus nerka isolate Pitt River linkage group LG5, Oner_Uvic_2.0, whole genome shotgun sequence genomic window carries:
- the sash3 gene encoding SAM and SH3 domain-containing protein 3 isoform X1 — MLRRKPSNASEKEQVQEKVQKKKLTLQRSSSFKDFMKPKSPVVVDKEFNLDYTVPEDMPVEDALKSGSKQGKKSWRKVISRTMTRKTSKTVQKALAEEGGESGEEGSLSPTTDWMPGLTAGNRTSVCSNGSEDTVHSPVSRQLSGCGDRQSLDSGYSQRDSMRLEESSPPYTGPFCGRARVHTDFIPSPYDIESLKLQKGDIIQIIEKDPVGTWTGKLNNKVGTFKFIYVNILPDEVTPPMRKMCSSKNRFSKAKNKPQTLEEVLERIGLTELGSLLSMHGFQSLEDFGGLKESHLNELNITDAEQRTKILTASELLRDSDDESEPEEEEGSSTVEKGDVPRDSGCFESTENMENGRHEPEGEPGMEQKSNQEPEQQQSEEDQLSSVEEQLQELTVDEEIS, encoded by the exons ATGTTACGGCGAAAACCTTCCAACGCCTCAGAGAaggaacaggtgcaggagaaggTGCAGAAGAAGAAG CTCACCCTGCAGAGGTCCAGCAGCTTCAAGGACTTCATGAAGCCCAAGTCCCCAGTAGTGGTGGACAAGGAGTTCAACTTGGACTACACA GTGCCAGAGGATATGCCTGTGGAGGATGCATTGAAGAGTGGCAGTAAGCAGGGGAAGAAGTCGTGGCGTAAAGTCATCTCACGCACCATGACCCGCAAAACCTCCAAGACGGTACAGAAGGCCCTGGCAGAGGAGGGG GGGGAGAGTGGTGAGGAGGGCTCCCTGTCTCCCACCACAGACTGGATGCCAGGCCTGACAGCAGGCAATAGGACATCTGTGTGCTCCAATGGCTCCGAGGACACTGTCCACAGCCCCGTCTCTCGCCAGCTCTCTGGGT GTGGGGACCGCCAGAGCCTGGACAGTGGCTACAGCCAGAGAGACAGCATGAGGCTGGAGGAGTCCAGTCCTCCCTACACAGGCCCCTTCTGTGGTCGTGCTCGTGTCCACACAGACTTCATCCCCAGCCCCTACGACATAGAGTCCCTCAAGCTCCAA AAAGGCGACATCATCCAGATCATTGAGAAGGACCCGGTGGGCACATGGACAGGGAAGCTTAACAACAAGGTGGGCACCTTCAAGTTCATCTATGTCAACATCTTACCGGATGAGGTCACGCCGCCCATGAGGAAAATGTGCTCCAGCAAGAACCGCTTCTCCAAGGCCAAAAACAAGCCCCAGACCCTGGAGGAAGTTCTGGAGAGGATCGGTCTCACC GAGCTGGGCTCTTTGCTGTCTATGCACGGCTTCCAGAGCCTGGAGGACTTTGGCGGCCTGAAGGAGTCCCACCTCAACGAACTTAACATCACAGATGCTGAGCAACGTACCAAGATTCTGACTGCCTCTGAGCTGCTGCGTGACT CGGATGACGAGTCTgagccagaggaggaggagggaagtagCACTGTGGAGAAGGGTGACGTACCCAGGGACTCTGGCTGCTTCGAGAGCACAGAGAACATGGAGAACGGGCGCCATGAACCAGAGGGAGAGCCTGGTATGGAGCAGAAGTCTAACCAGGAGCCAGAGCAGCAACAGAGTGAGGAGGATCAGCTGAGTTCTGTTGAGGAGCAACTGCAGGAGCTTACGGTGGATGAGGAGATCTCCTGA
- the sash3 gene encoding SAM and SH3 domain-containing protein 3 isoform X2 produces MKPKSPVVVDKEFNLDYTVPEDMPVEDALKSGSKQGKKSWRKVISRTMTRKTSKTVQKALAEEGGESGEEGSLSPTTDWMPGLTAGNRTSVCSNGSEDTVHSPVSRQLSGCGDRQSLDSGYSQRDSMRLEESSPPYTGPFCGRARVHTDFIPSPYDIESLKLQKGDIIQIIEKDPVGTWTGKLNNKVGTFKFIYVNILPDEVTPPMRKMCSSKNRFSKAKNKPQTLEEVLERIGLTELGSLLSMHGFQSLEDFGGLKESHLNELNITDAEQRTKILTASELLRDSDDESEPEEEEGSSTVEKGDVPRDSGCFESTENMENGRHEPEGEPGMEQKSNQEPEQQQSEEDQLSSVEEQLQELTVDEEIS; encoded by the exons ATGAAGCCCAAGTCCCCAGTAGTGGTGGACAAGGAGTTCAACTTGGACTACACA GTGCCAGAGGATATGCCTGTGGAGGATGCATTGAAGAGTGGCAGTAAGCAGGGGAAGAAGTCGTGGCGTAAAGTCATCTCACGCACCATGACCCGCAAAACCTCCAAGACGGTACAGAAGGCCCTGGCAGAGGAGGGG GGGGAGAGTGGTGAGGAGGGCTCCCTGTCTCCCACCACAGACTGGATGCCAGGCCTGACAGCAGGCAATAGGACATCTGTGTGCTCCAATGGCTCCGAGGACACTGTCCACAGCCCCGTCTCTCGCCAGCTCTCTGGGT GTGGGGACCGCCAGAGCCTGGACAGTGGCTACAGCCAGAGAGACAGCATGAGGCTGGAGGAGTCCAGTCCTCCCTACACAGGCCCCTTCTGTGGTCGTGCTCGTGTCCACACAGACTTCATCCCCAGCCCCTACGACATAGAGTCCCTCAAGCTCCAA AAAGGCGACATCATCCAGATCATTGAGAAGGACCCGGTGGGCACATGGACAGGGAAGCTTAACAACAAGGTGGGCACCTTCAAGTTCATCTATGTCAACATCTTACCGGATGAGGTCACGCCGCCCATGAGGAAAATGTGCTCCAGCAAGAACCGCTTCTCCAAGGCCAAAAACAAGCCCCAGACCCTGGAGGAAGTTCTGGAGAGGATCGGTCTCACC GAGCTGGGCTCTTTGCTGTCTATGCACGGCTTCCAGAGCCTGGAGGACTTTGGCGGCCTGAAGGAGTCCCACCTCAACGAACTTAACATCACAGATGCTGAGCAACGTACCAAGATTCTGACTGCCTCTGAGCTGCTGCGTGACT CGGATGACGAGTCTgagccagaggaggaggagggaagtagCACTGTGGAGAAGGGTGACGTACCCAGGGACTCTGGCTGCTTCGAGAGCACAGAGAACATGGAGAACGGGCGCCATGAACCAGAGGGAGAGCCTGGTATGGAGCAGAAGTCTAACCAGGAGCCAGAGCAGCAACAGAGTGAGGAGGATCAGCTGAGTTCTGTTGAGGAGCAACTGCAGGAGCTTACGGTGGATGAGGAGATCTCCTGA